The nucleotide window GCGGCCCTGCGCGAAAGCCGGGCCCGGGAGCAGGCTGCCCGCGCCGACGCCGAAGCGCAGCGCAACCGCCTGCACAACCTGTTTATGGAAGCGCCGGCCCTCATTGCCATTTTTCAGGGGCCTGAGCACACCTTTAGCCTGGTGAACCCGCGCTACCAGCAGCTGGTAGGGCCACGGGCCATTCTGGGCAAGCCTGTCCGGGAGGCCATGCCGGAGCTGGTCGGCCAGCCCGTTTTCGACCTGCTCGACCACGTGTACCGCACCGGCGAAACGTTCTACGCTACCGAGATGCTGGTGCAGCTGGACCACACCAACTCCGGCGAGCTGGGCAAAAACTACTACAACTTCATCTACCAGCCCAGCCACAGCAGCACGGGAGCCATCGACGGGATTCTGGTATTTGCCTACGAGGTAACGCCCCAGGTGGAAGCCCGCCGCCTGGTAGAGGAAAGTGAGCAGCTGCTGCGCACCCTCAACGAGCAGCTGGCGCAAACCAACCAGGATCTGGCCGCCTCCAACGGAGAGCTACAGGAAGCCAATCAGGAAATCAAAGCCAACAACGCCGAGCTTTCCAAGGCGCAATGGGCTTTGCAGCAGCTCAACCAGCAGCTGGAAGCCCGCGTAGCGGCCCGCACCCAGGAGCTGCAAACGGCCCAGGCCGAAGCCGAGCGGCAGCGCGCCCGCCTGGAGCGGTTTTTTATGCAGGCTCCGGCGGCTATCTGCATTCTGGATGGGCCCGACCTGGTGTACGAGCTGGTGAACCCCGGCTATCAGCAGCTGTTTCCGGGGCGGGAGCTGCGCGGCAAGGCCATTGCCGATGCGCTGCCGGAGCTGAAGGAGCAGTCTATCTGGGAAATTCTGCAGCGGGTATACCGCACCGGCGAGGCGTTTGAGGGCAAGGAAGTATTGCTGCACTCGGCCCGCTACGAGGGCGCTCCGCTCGAAGACCGATACTTCACCTTCACGTACCAGGCCCGCCACGATGCCGAGGGCCGGATTGATGGTATCCTGGTGTTTGCCTACGAGGTGACAGAGCAAGTGCTGGCCCGCCAGAAAGTAGCGCAGGCCAACGAGGAGCTCAGCCTTGCCAACCAGCAGCTTACCCGCAGCAACCAGGACCTCGACAACTTTGTATACACGGCCTCCCACGACCTCAAACAGCCGGTAAACAACATGGCGGGCGTGTTTGAGGAGCTGAAGCGCACCGCCGTCTTCGAGGACCCCGATGCGCCCTTACTGCTGGGCATGTTTGAGGGCGCGCTAAGCCAGATCCACCGTACCATTCAGGGCTTGGTGGAAGTAGTGCAGGTAAAGCGGCGCCACAGCCACGTGCCGGCCGAGCCGGTGGCCCTCGTGCCGCTGGCGCAGTCCGTCGTCCGCAGCCTGCACAGCCAGATAAAAGCTCAGCACGCAACCGTGGAGGTAGATATGGCAGCCGTGCCCGTGCTGAACTTTGGCCGCCTGAACCTACAGAGCGTGCTCTACAACCTGATCAGCAACGCCCTTAAGTACGCCCACCCTGAGCGCCCGCCCCACATCCGGGTGGCCACCGAGCAGGCACCCGATGGTACGCCCATCCTGCTGGTGCAGGACAACGGCCTGGGCCTGGACCTGCCCCGCTACGGCACTGACTTATTTCAGATGTTCCGCCGCTTTCACGACCACGTAGGTGGCTCCGGCATGGGCCTCTACCTCGTCAACCGTATTGTGCAGCAGGCTGGGGGCCACATTGCCGTGGAAAGCACCCTAGGCGAAGGCACCACCTTCCGCCTGCATTTGCCCGAAAGCCGATACTAACAAGCTGGCTGAATATTTTGCTGATGTCTCCTGATCAGCATACTTGGTTGAAAATCTCCGAACTCACTTCGCAGCCAGTTGCCATTTGGTGCGCGTGTAGGCTATCCGAAACCCGTGCTTCTCGGCATTGCGCTGGGACTGGCTGCCTGGTAGTGCCGCCATCATAGCCAGCGTGCAGCCCTGGCTGGCAGCGTAGTGCAGGCGGGCTTCCAGCAGCGCCTGCTGCCCGCCCTGGCGCCTGGCCTGCGGCACCGTGCTGGCGCCCGCGAGCAGCGCCACATCGTCGTAGACGAACAACCCGCCGGCCGCTACCGGCTCCCCGGCCAGCTCAGCCAGGAATGGCCGGGCACCGGCACTTTGGGCGCTGACCACGCTAAGCTCCCGGATGAATTCTTCCAGGCCATCCATTTCGGTGCTCCATCCGGCCGCGGCCGTGCGGGCCCAGAGCGGGGCCTCATCGGGCGCCAGCAGCCGGGTGCGCAGCTGCGGGTTGCGCGAAACCGGCGGGGCAGCTGCCGCCGACAACGGCTGGTACAGTACACTGGTGTATTCCAGGGGCTGGTAACCGCGCTGGGTCAGCAAGGGCAGCAGAGTAGCATCGGCAAGCGGACTGACTTCGTGCAGCACCGGGGCCCCACGCTCCTGAAAAAAGCTTTCCAGCGCAGTTAGGTCACTGGGTGTCACTTCCCCGAACATGCCCAGCCCGAAGGTTTGCGTCAGGGGTGAATCGGGCCCGTCGAACATGGCGGTGGCCCCGGCTACCTCGCACCAGGTGGCGCCGCTGGCGGGCTGCAGCCGGGTCCGGGTTTCTACGAAGGCGGCATTGCTACGGCCTTCGGTACGTTCGAGGCGCTGGGATAAGGTGAAGTCAGAGTACAGCATAAGCAGTTGCAGCGGAAGCTCCACCGGAGCCCCGGCCGCAAGGTAATTGGTTTACGGACCTCGCCCAAGGGGGCAGCAACCTCCCCTGCCCTGGTTCGTTAAGCAGGCCTATGAGCCGAGCATTTGCCAAAGAAGATGATTCGCTGGAAGCGCCCATTATTCCGCCCCGCGCCGCCCTGCCACCCAACACGCCCAACTACGTGACGCCCCGCGGCCTGGAGTTGCTGCGCCAGGAGCTAACTGCCCTGGAAGCCGAACGCGCCCAGGCCGAAGCCCGCCACGATAATGAAGCCGACCGCACACGCCGGCTTACCGTGCTCAACG belongs to Hymenobacter sp. J193 and includes:
- a CDS encoding PAS domain-containing protein — protein: MLPADLGASFPPDDLLLGLLEVSHTGILLYEPIRTDGQITDLDFVLLNSAAQQLLKLPAHPQGTHLQVYPQTLHNGVFAFYRHVLESGEPGRFTLHYQADGLDDHYHLSARRAGQGLLVSVTGTAAHTHSEVEAALRESRAREQAARADAEAQRNRLHNLFMEAPALIAIFQGPEHTFSLVNPRYQQLVGPRAILGKPVREAMPELVGQPVFDLLDHVYRTGETFYATEMLVQLDHTNSGELGKNYYNFIYQPSHSSTGAIDGILVFAYEVTPQVEARRLVEESEQLLRTLNEQLAQTNQDLAASNGELQEANQEIKANNAELSKAQWALQQLNQQLEARVAARTQELQTAQAEAERQRARLERFFMQAPAAICILDGPDLVYELVNPGYQQLFPGRELRGKAIADALPELKEQSIWEILQRVYRTGEAFEGKEVLLHSARYEGAPLEDRYFTFTYQARHDAEGRIDGILVFAYEVTEQVLARQKVAQANEELSLANQQLTRSNQDLDNFVYTASHDLKQPVNNMAGVFEELKRTAVFEDPDAPLLLGMFEGALSQIHRTIQGLVEVVQVKRRHSHVPAEPVALVPLAQSVVRSLHSQIKAQHATVEVDMAAVPVLNFGRLNLQSVLYNLISNALKYAHPERPPHIRVATEQAPDGTPILLVQDNGLGLDLPRYGTDLFQMFRRFHDHVGGSGMGLYLVNRIVQQAGGHIAVESTLGEGTTFRLHLPESRY
- a CDS encoding GNAT family N-acetyltransferase, with protein sequence MLYSDFTLSQRLERTEGRSNAAFVETRTRLQPASGATWCEVAGATAMFDGPDSPLTQTFGLGMFGEVTPSDLTALESFFQERGAPVLHEVSPLADATLLPLLTQRGYQPLEYTSVLYQPLSAAAAPPVSRNPQLRTRLLAPDEAPLWARTAAAGWSTEMDGLEEFIRELSVVSAQSAGARPFLAELAGEPVAAGGLFVYDDVALLAGASTVPQARRQGGQQALLEARLHYAASQGCTLAMMAALPGSQSQRNAEKHGFRIAYTRTKWQLAAK